The following nucleotide sequence is from Candidatus Jordarchaeales archaeon.
GCTAAGGCTGGCAAGCCTGTGGCCGGTAGGATAATAAATACCGCTTCTGACGCCGGCTTGCTGTACAACCCCGGTCAAAGCAACTATGGGGCTGCAAAGGCTGGAATAGTAGCGTTTACCTTGATAGTGGCTAAAGAGATGGCCAGGTATGGTGTGACTGCGAACGTGATAGTGCCGCTTGCTAGAACAAGACTAACCACGGATGCAACCCCCTCGCTCAAGCCCCTTATGAGTACTCCTGAAGAGATGACTAAGAAGTATGGCTACGACGTTTTGAGCCCGTATAGCGTGGCGCCCCTAGTAGTGTATCTGGCATCAGATGACGCTAAGGACATAACGGGGCAGGTTATCAGAGTAGTTGGAGGAAACATGTGGGTGTTGCAGAGCTGGACGTCAATAGGTCCTGTGACTAAGAAGGGGTTCTTCACTCCTGAAGAGATAGGACAGAGGTTGCGGGAGTTGTTAGCGAAGCTGCCGCCTAGGGAGGAGATGGCGCACTTGTTCATGAAGCTGCAGTAATCTTTCGCCACATCCTTTTCTTTTTCAACTCCTGATTAGAGAGACAGGGTTATATCTTTACAGTTTTACTTTTAGCTGGCTGTTGCTAGATGCCGTGTTATTCGTGATGTGTGGTGATATTTTGGAAGAGGTTGCCGCTAACATTTACAAGCTGACTGTGCCGATTCCATTCAGGGGGACTGACTATCTCAACATTTACCTTTTGAAGGAGGATAGGCCGGCTATAATTGACACAGGGATCGGCGACCAAGTATCTATTGAGAAGATAGTTAGGGGAATTGAGAGCGTAGGGATTAAGATTGACGACGTTGAGTACATAATCACTACGCACGAGCACGTTGAACATTTTGGAGGAAATAAGGATTTAAAGGACATTTCGGGGGCCAAGGTTTTCGCACACGAGGTGGCGGCGGACTCAATAGAGGGGTTCCACAACGCGGTCTTGGAGCTCGGGAAGATAATTGACTCGATGGAGATACCTGCACCGGAGAAGGAGCGACTGAAAATCATCATGCGCTTCAACCTCATGATAAAGGTGACCAAAGTTGACAGGAGATTGAGGGACGGAGACAGGATAGACTTGGGGTCGCGCGAGTTGAGGGTGATACATACGCCGGGGCACGCCCTTGGCCACATATGTCTTTACGACGAGGAGCGAAGGATACTTTTTACAGGCGACCACGTGTTGGGGGAGGGCACGCCCTTCGTCGGATCGGGATTCGGCGGCATGTTTTACGCTGCCAGTACGGGGAAAAAATGGTGGTTTGAAGGAGACGTCGACCTTTACATCAAGTCCCTGGAAAGACTTTTGAGCCTGGAGTTAGACGCCATTCTCCCAGCTCACGGCCCTGTGTCAACAAATCCGTACGAGAGGATCACTGAAACC
It contains:
- a CDS encoding MBL fold metallo-hydrolase, translating into MLDAVLFVMCGDILEEVAANIYKLTVPIPFRGTDYLNIYLLKEDRPAIIDTGIGDQVSIEKIVRGIESVGIKIDDVEYIITTHEHVEHFGGNKDLKDISGAKVFAHEVAADSIEGFHNAVLELGKIIDSMEIPAPEKERLKIIMRFNLMIKVTKVDRRLRDGDRIDLGSRELRVIHTPGHALGHICLYDEERRILFTGDHVLGEGTPFVGSGFGGMFYAASTGKKWWFEGDVDLYIKSLERLLSLELDAILPAHGPVSTNPYERITETLKRKKFRERKLVEILQKGRMDLDTVVRELYGETDDIYLVRGATLGYLGKLVKEGRAKVVREGGKLYFEPA
- a CDS encoding SDR family oxidoreductase, whose amino-acid sequence is MAGLLKGKVAIVTGAGRGIGREEALALAKEGAKVVVNDLGGGFDGKGEHHGPADNVVKEIKEMGGEAVPNYDDVSNFNAAKRIIDTAIEAFGKLDILVNNAGILRDRMIFNMTEEEWDAVINVHLKGTFNCTRHACAYWREEAKAGKPVAGRIINTASDAGLLYNPGQSNYGAAKAGIVAFTLIVAKEMARYGVTANVIVPLARTRLTTDATPSLKPLMSTPEEMTKKYGYDVLSPYSVAPLVVYLASDDAKDITGQVIRVVGGNMWVLQSWTSIGPVTKKGFFTPEEIGQRLRELLAKLPPREEMAHLFMKLQ